From one Triticum urartu cultivar G1812 chromosome 3, Tu2.1, whole genome shotgun sequence genomic stretch:
- the LOC125543740 gene encoding uncharacterized protein LOC125543740, whose amino-acid sequence MPAVKPSEWDAMPAKEQLLWYLERLCAQADEMSSVLGIARVGDPPVVTSLVDPAASTTTDASPTPVPDVSGSTTKPQEVLEVIHDAPPACIVMAHITCSTDGLNQVVATNSVDKVTIVYHESVVDLSDKFGALTIPVMASINPLLHV is encoded by the coding sequence ATGCCCGCCGTCAAACCATCAGAGTGGGATGCCATGCCTGCCAAGGAGCAGTTGTTGTGGTATCTGGAGAGGTTATGTGCTCAGGCAGACGAGATGAGCTCAGTGTTGGGTATTGCACGAGTGGGTGACCCTCCCGTGGTCACCTCGCTTGTCGATCCGGCGGCCTCAACCACGACGGACGCCTCACCTACACCCGTCCCCGACGTCTCCGGCTCCACCACCAAGCCCCAGGAAGTGCTCGAGGTCATCCACGACGCGCCCCCTGCTTGCATCGTGATGGCGCACATCACCTGTTCGACGGATGGCCTGAACCAAGTTGTCGCCACCAATAGCGTCGACAAGGTCACCATCGTCTACCACGAGTCCGTCGTCGACCTCAGCGACAAGTTCGGCGCCCTCACCATTCCTGTGATGGCCAGCATCAACCCGCTGCTCCACGTCTAG